From one Eucalyptus grandis isolate ANBG69807.140 chromosome 9, ASM1654582v1, whole genome shotgun sequence genomic stretch:
- the LOC104453491 gene encoding monosaccharide-sensing protein 2 — protein sequence MSGAVWVAVAAAVGNLLQGWDNATIAGAVLYIKREFDLESEPALEGLIVAMSLIGATLVTTCSGAIADWLGRRPLLIISSVFYFAGGLVMLWSPNVYVLLLARFLDGLGVGLAVTLVPLYISETAPPEIRGTLNTLPQFTGSAGMFMSYCMVFGMSLMESPSWRLMLGVLSVPSLIYFVLMVFFLPESPRWLVSKGRMHEAKKVLQKLCGREDVSGEMALLVEGLAVGGEASLEEYIIGPPNDHMDDQDISNEKDQIKLYGAEQGLSWVARPISGQSAVGLVSRHGSMASQNVPLIDPLVTLFGSVHEKLPEGGSMRSMLFPHFGSMFSVGGNQPRNEEWDVESVAREGEDYQSDAGVGDSDDNLQSPLISRQATSLERDLVPPAHGSAFSMRHGSLVQGPGEGAGSTGIGGGWQLAWKWSDKEGPDGKKEGEFKRIYLHPEAVTSGSRRGSMVSLPGGEGPMNVEFIQAAALVSQPALYPKELLEQHPIGPAMVHPAETAVKGPSWKDLFEPGVKHALVVGVGLQILQQFSGINGVLYYTPQILEQAGVGVLLSNLGISSASSSLLISALTTLLMLPSIAIAMRLMDIAGRRSLLLSTIPILIASLIILVLSSVISMGSVVHAVISTVSVVLYFCFFVMGFGPVPNILCAEIFPTRVRGLCIAICALTFWIGDIVVTYSLPVMLKSVGLAGVFGMYAIVCLISWGFVFMKVPETKGMPLEVITEFFSVGARQAMAARNN from the exons ATGAGTGGAGCAGTGTGggttgctgttgctgctgccgtTGGTAATTTGCTTCAAGGATGGGACAATGCAACTATTGCTG GTGCTGTTTTGTACATAAAGAGGGAATTTGATTTAGAAAGTGAACCCGCTTTAGAAGGGCTAATAGTGGCCATGTCACTTATTGGTGCCACTTTGGTTACTACTTGCTCCGGAGCGATAGCGGACTGGCTCGGTCGCCGTCCTTTGCTAATTATTTCGTCTGTGTTTTATTTCGCCGGTGGTCTTGTTATGCTGTGGTCCCCCAATGTTTATGTGCTACTCCTTGCAAGGTTTTTAGACGGACTTGGTGTCGGCTTGGCTGTAACTCTTGTTCCCCTCTACATATCTGAGACAGCCCCGCCAGAAATAAGGGGCACACTGAATACGCTGCCACAATTTACCGGTTCTGCTGGGATGTTTATGTCGTATTGTATGGTTTTTGGGATGTCTTTGATGGAGTCGCCGAGTTGGAGATTGATGCTTGGAGTTCTGTCGGTTCCCTCCctcatttattttgtgttgATGGTATTTTTCTTGCCTGAGTCTCCACGGTGGCTTGTGAGTAAAGGGCGGATGCATGAGGCTAAGAAAGTCTTGCAGAAGCTGTGTGGCAGAGAAGATGTATCTG GTGAGATGGCTTTGCTGGTGGAGGGATTAGCAGTAGGGGGTGAAGCATCCTTAGAGGAGTACATAATTGGCCCACCCAATGATCACATGGATGACCAGGATATATCCAATGAAAAAGACCAGATCAAGTTATATGGCGCCGAACAGGGTCTTTCGTGGGTTGCCAGACCCATCTCTGGGCAGAGTGCTGTAGGTCTTGTGTCTCGGCACGGAAGCATGGCAAGCCAGAACGTGCCTCTCATAGACCCTCTTGTGACCCTCTTCGGCAGTGTCCACGAGAAGCTCCCTGAGGGTGGAAGCATGCGCAGTATGCTTTTTCCTCACTTTGGCAGCATGTTCAGTGTTGGTGGTAATCAACCAAGAAACGAGGAATGGGATGTGGAGAGTGTAGCCAGGGAGGGTGAGGATTACCAATCCGAtgcaggtgtgggtgattcggATGACAATCTGCAGAGTCCATTGATTTCACGGCAAGCCACAAGCTTGGAGCGAGACCTGGTCCCACCTGCCCATGGAAGCGCTTTTAGCATGAGACATGGTAGTCTTGTGCAAGGACCTGGAGAAGGAGCTGGGAGCACAGGGATCGGCGGTGGATGGCAACTGGCGTGGAAATGGTCTGACAAAGAAGGCCCGGATGGAAAGAAGGAAGGGGAGTTCAAAAGAATTTATTTGCACCCGGAAGCAGTCACTAGTGGTTCACGGCGAGGCTCGATGGTTTCGCTTCCTGGGGGCGAGGGTCCAATGAATGTAGAATTCATCCAAGCCGCCGCTCTGGTAAGTCAACCAGCTTTGTATCCCAAGGAGCTCTTGGAGCAGCATCCGATTGGTCCGGCTATGGTTCATCCAGCTGAAACCGCCGTGAAGGGGCCAAGTTGGAAAGATCTTTTTGAACCAGGAGTCAAGCATGCTTTGGTTGTTGGTGTGGGGTTGCAAATTCTTCAGCAG TTCTCTGGAATAAATGGGGTTCTGTACTACACTCCCCAAATTCTTGAGCAAGCGGGAGTCGGAGTTCTACTTTCGAATTTGGGTATCAGTTCAGCTTCTTCATCTCTTCTCATTAGCGCCTTGACGACCTTATTGATGCTTCCCTCAATTGCCATCGCCATGAGGCTCATGGACATTGCTGGCAGAAG GAGCCTGCTGCTCAGTACTATCCCAATCCTGATAGCGTCGCTCATCATCCTTGTCCTCAGCAGCGTCATAAGTATGGGCTCCGTCGTTCACGCGGTGATCTCTACTGTCAGCGTCGTGCTCTACTTCTGTTTCTTTGTGATGGGATTCGGGCCGGTCCCCAACATACTCTGCGCCGAGATCTTCCCCACCAGGGTCCGCGGGCTCTGCATCGCCATATGTGCGCTCACGTTCTGGATCGGCGACATCGTTGTCACGTACTCGCTGCCTGTGATGCTCAAGTCTGTGGGCCTCGCCGGCGTGTTCGGCATGTACGCGATCGTGTGCCTCATATCATGGGGTTTCGTCTTTATGAAAGTCCCCGAAACGAAGGGCATGCCTCTCGAGGTCATCACCGAGTTCTTCTCGGTCGGGGCGAGGCAGGCCATGGCCGCAAGGAACAACTAA